A part of Armatimonadota bacterium genomic DNA contains:
- a CDS encoding MerR family transcriptional regulator codes for MADGGREGMSDRYLSAFKAAEFLAVEKAVLDRLRMRGLLLAKKSVGGHWLYSASDLERVKLGISEARPES; via the coding sequence GTGGCCGACGGCGGGCGAGAGGGAATGAGCGACAGATATCTGAGCGCGTTCAAGGCCGCGGAATTCCTTGCTGTCGAAAAGGCCGTCCTCGATAGGCTACGCATGCGGGGGCTGCTCCTGGCTAAGAAGTCCGTAGGCGGACATTGGCTGTACTCGGCATCTGATCTCGAAAGAGTGAAACTCGGGATCTCCGAGGCGCGACCTGAAAGTTGA